One genomic window of Eptesicus fuscus isolate TK198812 chromosome 6, DD_ASM_mEF_20220401, whole genome shotgun sequence includes the following:
- the LOC129149491 gene encoding LOW QUALITY PROTEIN: protocadherin beta-17-like (The sequence of the model RefSeq protein was modified relative to this genomic sequence to represent the inferred CDS: deleted 1 base in 1 codon) codes for METPLPKAPRKRQVTAIIILLALLLWEAGGATMNYSVLEERESGSFVANLAKDLGLGLGELAARGARILPKGNKQHLQLEQKSGYLLLKEKLDREEVCGATDPCILHFQVLLKNPLQFIQGELQLRDVNDHAPEFLEQEILLKIPESSHPGTAIPLKTAQDLDVGSNTVQNYTISTNPHFHLFTRSHSDGGRYPELVLDKTLDREEQSELRLTLTALDGGSPPRTGTCQVVIAVLDINDNAPEFAQLLYEVQVSEDSPVGSLVITVSARDLDAGTHGELSYSFFQSSNQAIQVFEINAVTGELRLKRMLDFEEIRSYRMEIEASDGGGLSGKCTVAIEVMDVNDNAPELTMSLLTSDIPENTPDTVVAVFGISDPDSGDNGKVTCCIQDHLPFLLKLTVENFYTLVTEGPLDRENQAEYNITITVTDMGTPRLKTQHNITLRVSDVNDNAPAFTQTAYTLFLRENNSPALHIGSVSATDRDAGANAQVTYSLLPPHDPQLPLASLVSINADNGHLFALRALDFEALRAFEFGVGATDRGSPALSSQALVRVQVLDANDNSPFVLHPLQNGSAPCTELVPRAAEPGYLVSKVVAVDADSGQNAWLSYQLLRATEPGLFSVWAHNGEVRTARPLGERDAAKHRLVVLVKDNGEPALSASVTLHVLLVEGFSQPYLPLPEAAAEQAQADPLTVYLVVALASVSSLFLFSVLAFVAVRLCRRSRAAWAGGCSVPEGHLPGHLVDVSGTGTLSQSYQYEVCLTGGSGSNEFKFLKPIIPNLLPQGTNEEIEENVTFQNNFGFN; via the exons attactaTTGTGGGAGGCGGGCGGTGCGACCATGAACTATTCCGTTCTAGAAGAGAGGGAGAGCGGCTCTTTTGTGGCCAACCTCGCAAAAGATCTGGGTCTGGGCTTAGGGGAGCTGGCCGCGCGTGGCGCCCGGATTCTACCCAAAGGGAACAAACAGCATTTGCAGCTCGAGCAGAAGAGTGGGTATTTGCTCCTCAAAGAAAAATTGGACCGGGAAGAGGTGTGTGGTGCCACGGATCCATGCATACTGCATTTCCAGGTGTTGCTGAAAAACCCGCTGCAGTTTATTCAAGGGGAACTACAGCTCCGAGATGTAAATGACCACGCCCCAGAATTCTTGGAGCAGGAAATCCTCTTGAAAATCCCGGAAAGCAGCCATCCTGGGACTGCAATTCCTTTGAAGACAGCTCAGGATTTAGACGTGGGCAGCAACACAGTTCAGAACTACACAATTAGCACCAACCCTCATTTCCACCTTTTCACTCGCAGTCACAGCGATGGCGGGAGGTACCCCGAGCTGGTGCTGGACAAAACACTGGACCGTGAAGAGCAGTCAGAGCTCAGGTTAACCCTCACGGCGCTGGATGGTGGGTCGCCGCCCAGGACCGGGACTTGCCAGGTTGTTATTGCAGTCCTGGACATAAACGACAACGCCCCTGAGTTTGCTCAGCTGCTCTATGAGGTGCAGGTCTCAGAGGACAGCCCTGTAGGCTCCCTTGTCATCACTGTCTCCGCTAGAGATTTAGATGCTGGGACCCACGGCGAGCTCTCCTACTCCTTTTTCCAATCCTCAAATCAAGCCATCCAGGTGTTTGAAATAAACGCAGTCACGGGAGAACTTCGGTTAAAAAGAATGTTGGATTTTGAGGAAATTCGGTCTTACCGTATGGAAATTGAGGCCTCGGACGGGGGAGGCCTTTCTGGAAAATGCACCGTAGCCATAGAAGTGATGGATGTAAATGACAACGCCCCGGAACTGACCATGTCATTGCTCACCAGTGATATCCCAGAAAACACCCCAGACACTGTGGTAGCTGTTTTTGGAATTTCAGATCCAGACTCTGGAGACAATGGCAAAGTGACTTGTTGCATCCAAGACCATCTCCCCTTCCTACTGAAACTTACTGTGGAAAATTTCTACACCTTGGTAACAGAGGGACCGCTGGACAGAGAGAACCAGGCCGAGTACAATATCACCATCACCGTCACCGACATGGGGACCCCCAGGCTGAAAACCCAGCACAACATAACCCTGCGGGTCTCCGACGTCAACGACAACGCCCCCGCCTTCACCCAAACCGCCTACACCCTGTTCCTCCGCGAGAACAACAGCCCCGCCCTGCACATCGGCAGCGTCAGCGCCACAGACAGGGACGCGGGCGCCAACGCCCAGGTCACCTACTCGCTGCTGCCGCCCCACGACCCGCAGCTGCCCCTGGCCTCGCTCGTGTCCATCAACGCGGACAACGGCCACCTGTTCGCCCTGAGGGCGCTGGACTTCGAGGCCCTGCGGGCGTTCGAGTTCGGCGTGGGCGCCACGGACCGCGGGTCGCCCGCGCTGAGCAGCCAGGCGCTGGTGCGCGTGCAGGTGCTGGACGCCAACGACAACTCGCCCTTCGTGCTGCACCCGCTGCAGAACGGCTCTGCGCCCTGCACCGAGCTGGTGCCCAGGGCGGCCGAGCCGGGCTACCTGGTGAGCAAGGTGGTGGCGGTGGACGCAGACTCGGGCCAGAACGCCTGGCTGTCGTaccagctgctccgggccacgGAGCCCGGGCTGTTCAGCGTGTGGGCGCACAATGGCGAGGTGCGCACGGCGCGGCCGCTGGGCGAGCGCGACGCGGCCAAGCACAGGCTGGTGGTGCTGGTCAAG GACAATGGCGAGCCCGCGCTGTCTGCCAGCGTCACGCTGCACGTGCTGCTGGTGGAGGGCTTCTCGCAGCCCTACCTGCCGCTGCCCGAAGCGGCGGCCGAGCAGGCGCAGGCCGACCCGCTGACCGTGTACCTGGTGGTCGCGTTGGCGTCGGTGTCGTCGCTGTTCCTGTTCTCGGTGCTGGCGTTCGTCGCGGTGCGGCTGTGCAGGCGGAGCAGGGCGGCCTGGGCGGgtggctgctcggtgcctgagGGCCACCTTCCGGGCCACCTGGTGGACGTCAGCGGCACGGGgaccctgtcccagagctaccaGTATGAGGTGTGTCTGACGGGGGGCTCCGGAtcaaatgaattcaaattcttgAAGCCGATTATCCCTAACCTCCTACCCCAAGGCACTAatgaagaaatagaggaaaatgtCACCTTCCAGAATAACTTCGGATTCAATTAG
- the PCDHB7 gene encoding protocadherin beta-7: MAARVERAVQKRQVLLLCVFLGVSWAGAEPLRYFVAEETERGTFLANLANDLGLGVGELSARGSRIVSDQNMQFLTLSPLTGDLLLNEKLDREELCGSTEPCALPFQLLLEKPLQIFRAELWVRDINDHSPVFLDREIPLKILESTTPGAAFPLERAQDSDVGTNNLRNYTISANAYFHVDVHDDGEGTIYPELVLDQALDREEVPELRLTLTAVDGGSPPRSGTALVRIQVVDINDNVPEFVQSLYKVQVPENSPVGSLVVSVSARDLDAGSNGEIVYAFFYATERILKTFQINSTSGNLHLKAELNYEEMQTYTLTIQAKDGGGLSGKCTVVVHVTDINDNPPELLMSSLTSSIAENSAETIVAVFRIRDKDSGNNAKMVCSIQDDLPFVLKPSVENFYTLVTEGPLDRESRAEYNVTITVTDMGTPRLKTQHNITLLVSDVNDNAPAFTQTAYTLFLRENNSPALHIGSVSATDRDAGANAQVTYSLLPPHDPQLPLASLVSINADNGHLFALRALDFEALRAFEFGVGATDRGSPALSSQALVRVQVLDANDNSPFVLYPLQNGSAPCTELVPRAAEPGYLVSKVVAVDADSGQNAWLSYQLLRATEPGLFGVWAHNGEVRTARPLGERDAAKHRLVVLVRDNGEPALSASVTLHVLLVEGFSQPYLPLPEAAAERAQADPLTVYLVIALASVSSLFLFSVLAFVAVRLCRRSRAAWAGGCSVPEGHLPGHLVDVSGTGTLSQSYQYEVCLRGGSGTSSEFKFLKPIISNLQSQGTGREVEEYPAFRNDLGF; encoded by the coding sequence ATGGCGGCCAGAGTGGAGCGTGCGGTGCAGAAAAGGCAAGTCCTACTTCTTTGTGTATTTCTGGGAGTGTCTTGGGCTGGTGCTGAACCGCTTCGGTATTTTGTGGCGGAGGAAACCGAGAGAGGCACCTTTCTGGCCAACCTAGCAAacgacctggggctgggggtgggggaacttTCAGCTCGGGGATCTAGGATCGTTTCAGATCAGAATATGCAATTTTTAACACTCAGTCCGCTTACTGGTGATTTGCTTCTAAATGAGAAATTAGACCGAGAGGAACTGTGCGGCTCCACAGAGCCCTGCGCGCTTCCTTTCCAGTTGTTACTGGAAAAGCCTTTGCAGATTTTCCGTGCTGAGCTATGGGTCAGAGACATCAACGACCACTCTCCAGTGTTTCTAGACAGAGAGATTCCTTTGAAAATATTAGAAAGCACCACCCCAGGGGCGGCATTTCCCCTAGAAAGGGCGCAGGATTCAGATGTTGGAACCAACAACTTGAGAAACTACACCATCAGCGCCAATGCCTATTTCCACGTTGATGTGCATGATGATGGGGAGGGGACTATCTACCCGGAATTAGTACTGGACCAAGCGCTAGATCGAGAGGAGGTGCCTGAGCTCAGGTTAACCCTCACCGCCGTGGATGGCGGCTCTCCGCCCAGATCCGGCACCGCCCTCGTGCGCATCCAGGTTGTGGACATAAATGACAACGTCCCTGAGTTTGTACAGTCGCTCTACAAGGTGCAGGTGCCAGAGAACAGCCCTGTTGGCTCCCTGGTTGTCTCCGTATCAGCTAGAGATTTAGACGCCGGAAGTAATGGGGAAATAGTCTATGCATTTTTTTATGCCACTGAAAGAATTCTCAAAACGTTTCAAATCAATTCCACATCTGGCAATCTTCATCTTAAAGCCGAATTAAACTATGAGGAAATGCAAACTTACACACTGACTATCCAGGCCAAGGATGGTGGGGGTCTTTCTGGAAAATGTACCGTGGTGGTCCACGTAACCGACATCAATGACAACCCCCCGGAACTACTCATGTCATCACTGACAAGCTCAATTGCGGAAAACTCAGCCGAGACTATTGTGGCTGTTTTTAGGATCAGAGACAAAGATTCAGGTAACAATGCAAAGATGGTGTGCTCCATCCAAGATGATCTCCCCTTCGTCCTGAAGCCATCAGTAGAAAATTTCTACACCCTGGTCACAGAGGGACCGCTGGACAGAGAGAGCAGAGCAGAATACAACGTCACCATCACCGTCACCGACATGGGGACCCCCAGGCTGAAAACCCAGCACAACATAACCCTGCTGGTCTCCGACGTCAACGACAACGCCCCCGCCTTCACCCAAACCGCCTACACCCTGTTCCTCCGCGAGAACAACAGCCCCGCCCTGCACATCGGCAGCGTCAGCGCCACAGACAGGGACGCGGGCGCCAACGCCCAGGTCACCTACTCGCTGCTGCCACCTCACGACCCGCAGCTGCCCCTGGCCTCGCTCGTGTCCATCAACGCGGACAACGGCCACCTGTTCGCCCTGAGGGCGCTGGACTTCGAGGCCCTGCGGGCGTTCGAGTTCGGCGTGGGCGCCACGGACCGCGGGTCGCCCGCGCTGAGCAGCCAGGCGCTGGTGCGCGTGCAGGTGCTGGACGCCAACGACAACTCGCCCTTCGTGCTGTACCCGCTGCAGAACGGCTCTGCGCCCTGCACCGAGCTGGTGCCCAGGGCGGCCGAGCCGGGCTACCTGGTGAGCAAGGTGGTGGCGGTGGACGCAGACTCGGGCCAGAACGCCTGGCTGTCGTaccagctgctccgggccacgGAGCCCGGGCTGTTCGGCGTGTGGGCGCACAATGGCGAGGTGCGCACGGCGCGGCCGCTGGGCGAGCGCGACGCGGCCAAGCACAGGCTGGTGGTGCTGGTCAGGGACAATGGCGAGCCCGCGCTGTCTGCCAGCGTCACGCTGCACGTGCTGCTGGTGGAGGGCTTCTCGCAGCCCTACCTGCCGCTGCCCGAAGCGGCGGCCGAGCGGGCGCAGGCCGACCCGCTGACCGTGTACCTGGTGATCGCGTTGGCGTCGGTGTCGTCGCTGTTCCTGTTCTCGGTGCTGGCGTTCGTCGCGGTGCGGCTGTGCAGGCGGAGCAGGGCGGCCTGGGCGGgtggctgctcggtgcctgagGGCCACCTTCCGGGCCACCTGGTGGACGTCAGCGGCACTGGgaccctgtcccagagctaccaGTATGAGGTGTGTCTGAGGGGAGGCTCAGGGACCTCTAGCGAGTTTAAGTTCCTGAAGCCCATTATTTCTAATCTGCAGTcgcagggcacagggagggaagTGGAAGAATATCCTGCATTTCGAAATGATTTGGGTTTCTGA
- the LOC114231402 gene encoding protocadherin beta-13-like, translated as MEASRKLICRQRQVLFLFLFLGLSQAGTEPRRYSVVEETEGSSFVTNLAKDLGLGQRELSRRGARVISKGNKLHLQLDQATGDLLVNEKLDREELCGHTEPCVLRFQVLLANPLEFFQAELQVIDMNDHAPVFVERDMVLKISESSPPGTAFPLKNAQDEDVGRNNIENYIINPNSYFRVLTRERSDGRKYPELVLDKALDREEEPELRLTLTALDGGSPPQSGTAQVYIEVVDINDNAPEFEQPFYRVQIPEDSPIGFLIVKVSATDVDIGVNGEISYSLFQAPEEIRKTFELNPLTGDIRLKRQLDFEAIQSYEVIIEAKDAGSLSGKCTVLTQVLDVNDNAPEVTMSALTRQIPENSPETVVAIFSVSDLDSEENGKISCSIQDNLPFLLKSSLENFYTLVTEGPLDRETTAEYNITITVTDLGTPRLKTQHNITLLVSDVNDNAPAFTQTSYTLFLRENNSPALHIGSVSATDRDAGANAQVTYSLLPPHDPQLPLASLVSINADNGHLFALRALDFEALRAFEFGVGATDRGSPALSSQALVRVQVLDANDNSPFVLYPLQNGSAPCTELVPRAAEPGYLVSKVVAVDADSGQNAWLSYQLLRATEPGLFGVWAHNGEVRTARPLGERDAAKHRLVVLVRDNGEPALSASVTLHVLLVEGFSQPYLPLPEAAAEQAQADPLTVYLVIALASVSSLFLFSVLAFIAVRLCRRSRAAWAGGCSVPEGHLPGHLVDVSGTGTLSQSYQYEVCLMGGTGTDEFKFLKPIIPNLPGHYPGAEVKENPDFKNDFGFSIQ; from the exons ATGGAGGCCAGCAGGAAGCTCATTTGCAGACAAAGGcaagtccttttcctttttctcttcttgggCTTATCACAGGCGGGCACGGAACCTAGGCGCTATTCTGTAGTGGAGGAAACTGAGGGGAGCTCTTTTGTAACCAATTTAGCAAAGGACCTGGGTCTGGGGCAGAGGGAACTCTCCAGGCGGGGGGCTAGGGTCATTTCCAAAGGGAACAAACTGCATCTGCAGCTGGATCAGGCGACGGGGGATTTGTTGGTAAATGAGAAACTGGACCGCGAGGAACTGTGTGGTCACACAGAGCCCTGTGTGCTGCGTTTCCAGGTGTTGCTAGCGAATCCCTTAGAGTTTTTCCAAGCTGAGCTGCAAGTAATAGACATGAATGACCATGCTCCGGTGTTTGTGGAAAGAGATATGGTGCTTAAAATATCAGAGAGCAGTCCTCCTGGAACTGCATTTCCTCTGAAGAACGCTCAGGACGAAGATGTAGGCCGAAATAACATTGAGAACTATATAATCAATCCCAACTCCTATTTTCGGGTCCTCACCCGAGAACGAAGCGATGGAAGGAAATACCCGGAGCTGGTGCTGGACAAAGCTTTGGATCGAGAGGAGGAACCTGAGCTCAGGCTAACCCTCACAGCGCTGGATGGTGGCTCTCCACCGCAGTCTGGCACCGCTCAGGTCTACATTGAAGTCGTGGACATCAATGATAACGCCCCTGAATTTGAGCAGCCTTTCTATAGGGTACAGATCCCTGAGGACAGTCCCATAGGATTCCTGATTGTCAAGGTCTCTGCTACGGATGTAGACATAGGAGTCAATGGAGAGATTTCCTATTCACTTTTCCAGGCTCCAGAAGAGATTAGGAAAACCTTTGAGCTCAACCCCCTGACAGGAGATATTCGCCTGAAAAGACAACTTGATTTCGAAGCAATTCAGTCCTATGAGGTCATTATTGAGGCTAAAGATGCCGGAAGCTTGTCTGGAAAATGCACCGTTCTGACTCAAGTCCTGGATGTGAACGACAATGCCCCAGAAGTCACCATGTCCGCACTTACCAGGCAGATCCCTGAGAATTCCCCTGAGACGGTGGTTGCCATTTTCAGTGTTTCTGATCTTGATTCGGAAGAAAACGGGAAAATAAGTTGCTCCATTCAGGACAACCTACCCTTTCTCCTAAAATCTTCCTTGGAAAACTTTTACACTCTAGTAACAGAGGGACCGCTGGACAGAGAGACCACGGCTGAATACAACATCACCATCACGGTCACTGATTTGGGAACCCCCAGGCTGAAAACCCAGCACAACATTACCCTGCTGGTCTCCGACGTCAACGACAACGCCCCCGCCTTCACCCAAACCTCCTACACCCTGTTCCTCCGCGAGAACAACAGCCCCGCCCTGCACATCGGCAGCGTCAGCGCCACAGACAGGGACGCGGGCGCCAACGCCCAGGTCACCTACTCGCTGCTGCCGCCCCACGACCCGCAGCTGCCCCTGGCCTCGCTCGTGTCCATCAACGCGGACAACGGCCACCTGTTCGCCCTGAGGGCGCTGGACTTCGAGGCCCTGCGGGCGTTCGAGTTCGGCGTGGGCGCCACGGACCGCGGGTCGCCCGCGCTGAGCAGCCAGGCGCTGGTGCGCGTGCAGGTGCTGGACGCCAACGACAACTCGCCCTTCGTGCTGTACCCGCTGCAGAACGGCTCTGCGCCCTGCACCGAGCTGGTGCCCAGGGCGGCCGAGCCGGGCTACCTGGTGAGCAAGGTGGTGGCGGTGGACGCAGACTCGGGCCAGAACGCCTGGCTGTCGTaccagctgctccgggccacgGAGCCCGGGCTGTTCGGCGTGTGGGCGCACAATGGCGAGGTGCGCACGGCGCGGCCGCTGGGCGAGCGCGACGCGGCCAAGCACAGGCTGGTGGTGCTGGTCAGGGACAATGGCGAGCCCGCGCTGTCTGCCAGCGTCACGCTGCACGTGCTGCTGGTGGAGGGCTTCTCGCAGCCCTACCTGCCGCTGCCCGAAGCGGCGGCCGAGCAGGCGCAGGCCGACCCGCTGACCGTGTACCTGGTGATCGCGTTGGCGTCGGTGTCGTCGCTGTTCCTGTTCTCGGTGCTGGCGTTCATCGCGGTGCGGCTGTGCAGGCGGAGCAGGGCGGCCTGGGCGGgtggctgctcggtgcctgagGGCCACCTTCCGGGCCACCTGGTGGACGTCAGCGGCACAGGgaccctgtcccagagctaccaGTATGAGGTGTGTCTGATGGGAGGTACTGGGACAGATGAGTTTAAATTTCTGAAGCCGATTATCCCCAATCTTCCA GGCCATTACCCTGGGGCAGAAGTAAAGGAAAACCCTGACTTCAAGAATGACTTTGGTTTTAGTATTCAGTGA